From the Senegalimassilia faecalis genome, one window contains:
- a CDS encoding glycosyltransferase family 2 protein yields the protein MASSNELCIFTPTYNRAYCLSDLFDSLCRQTTMQFEWLIVDDGSTDNTQELVSNFQAKGQFPITYIKQANGGKQRAFNTGVQHCKSELFMCVDSDDTVPVDMVATILNKWGEVHDDPTIAGVIGMDGKDVATPLQTSFPKGLQFTTMWDLYYKHHHKGDVAVAHRTEILKQYPFDVAPNEKFIAETYVFHQIDQHYKLAVIPKILIIANYRADGYSANVRKVTRENPIGYMKLKRMYIEYAETWRLRFYETILYMVGCHFAQQSGAISNAPYRFLAAAAWLPAQILCHTVYRPK from the coding sequence ATGGCATCTTCTAATGAATTATGCATATTCACGCCAACATATAATCGTGCATATTGTCTTTCTGACCTGTTTGATAGCCTTTGCCGCCAGACAACAATGCAGTTTGAATGGCTTATTGTGGATGACGGATCGACCGACAACACGCAAGAACTCGTAAGTAACTTCCAAGCTAAAGGTCAGTTCCCGATAACCTATATCAAGCAAGCCAACGGAGGAAAGCAGCGCGCCTTCAATACCGGCGTCCAACATTGCAAGAGCGAATTGTTCATGTGCGTTGATTCCGATGACACAGTACCCGTTGATATGGTTGCAACGATTTTAAACAAGTGGGGCGAAGTGCACGACGACCCAACGATTGCCGGCGTAATCGGCATGGACGGAAAAGATGTCGCAACGCCCTTGCAAACAAGTTTTCCAAAAGGTTTGCAATTCACTACGATGTGGGATCTCTACTACAAACATCATCACAAAGGAGATGTAGCGGTAGCTCACAGGACAGAGATTTTAAAACAGTATCCTTTTGATGTCGCGCCAAACGAGAAGTTTATCGCCGAGACGTATGTGTTTCATCAAATTGATCAGCATTATAAACTCGCCGTCATTCCAAAAATTCTGATAATTGCGAACTACCGCGCAGATGGCTATTCGGCAAACGTTAGAAAAGTCACGCGCGAAAACCCAATTGGATATATGAAACTTAAGCGGATGTATATCGAATACGCTGAGACCTGGCGGCTTCGCTTCTATGAAACTATCCTTTATATGGTAGGGTGTCATTTCGCGCAGCAAAGCGGCGCCATTAGCAATGCACCTTACCGGTTTTTGGCAGCAGCTGCTTGGTTACCAGCGCAAATACTCTGTCACACTGTATACCGGCCAAAATAA
- a CDS encoding glycosyltransferase family 4 protein, with protein MKYNIALYTAYYAPHIGGVERFVESLADKLQSQGHCVTIFTSASSFSDQITNTGTRLITIPSFSIMGDRFPLPKPTPSCLRALQTQKEVAFDAVIVNTRYYPISLMGCLTAKRNKIQPIIIDHSSGFLSKTDSIAGFAIRIWERAMTSLLNLFKPNYYGVSQGSVRWLKSLRIDANGVIPNSIDADAYKQINSNIDWRAKLSIGEDTCIVSYVGRLVPEKGVTNLIAAMKQIAGTEDDVALVIAGNGPLEQEVKQVTSHSVYYVGPLAPADISSLFASSDIFCLPTEYPEGLPTVLLEAASQNNAIVVSNCAGAKEVIPDDSYGTILSSTAPNDIAEAILHYVRNPKEREEASVKVNHHIAHAFSWNATASKVVRLIDESLHK; from the coding sequence ATGAAATACAACATCGCCCTTTACACCGCATATTACGCCCCCCACATTGGCGGCGTAGAACGTTTCGTGGAAAGCTTAGCCGACAAACTTCAAAGCCAAGGTCATTGCGTCACTATCTTTACTTCCGCGTCATCCTTTAGTGACCAAATTACAAACACGGGAACCAGACTAATAACGATTCCTTCATTCTCCATAATGGGAGACCGCTTTCCGCTGCCAAAACCAACACCTAGCTGTTTAAGGGCACTTCAAACACAAAAAGAAGTGGCATTTGATGCAGTAATCGTAAACACGCGATACTATCCAATATCCTTGATGGGGTGCCTTACCGCAAAACGTAACAAAATTCAGCCCATCATCATTGACCACAGTTCAGGTTTTCTGTCGAAAACCGACAGCATTGCCGGGTTTGCAATTCGCATCTGGGAGCGAGCAATGACCTCGTTGCTAAATTTATTCAAACCCAACTATTATGGAGTTTCGCAAGGAAGCGTGCGTTGGCTAAAATCGCTTCGAATTGACGCAAATGGAGTAATACCGAATTCAATTGATGCTGACGCATACAAACAGATCAATTCAAATATCGACTGGAGAGCCAAGCTGTCTATAGGAGAAGATACGTGTATCGTTTCCTACGTTGGAAGATTGGTCCCCGAAAAGGGAGTCACGAACCTCATTGCAGCAATGAAGCAGATTGCTGGAACAGAGGATGATGTTGCTCTTGTCATAGCTGGGAACGGACCTTTGGAGCAAGAAGTTAAGCAGGTAACTTCACATAGCGTCTATTATGTCGGACCTTTAGCACCTGCTGATATATCGTCTTTGTTTGCAAGCAGCGATATATTTTGCCTGCCAACGGAATATCCGGAGGGGCTCCCCACGGTGCTTTTAGAAGCTGCAAGTCAAAATAACGCTATTGTGGTATCGAATTGCGCAGGTGCAAAAGAAGTCATCCCTGATGACAGCTATGGAACCATTCTCAGCAGCACAGCTCCGAACGACATAGCTGAAGCTATTCTTCACTACGTTCGCAACCCCAAAGAAAGAGAAGAAGCTTCCGTCAAAGTAAACCATCACATAGCCCATGCATTTTCATGGAACGCAACGGCAAGCAAAGTCGTTCGGCTCATTGATGAATCGCTCCATAAATAA
- a CDS encoding LicD family protein, with translation MKEISVSERKKLQLDILQKIDVLCREQGFRYYLNSGTLLGAVRHKGYIPWDDDIDITMPRPDYEAFYRFFKENNTDDEMQLISYRDKTSIYPFFKMVNPKTIVIEHYIDPKYRTGAWVDIFPLDGVKKNDSEPFKLNAKAHAKYNVVVANPNYGTTKLRKLVKRILVPLYRKNDIYEIARNLDNQVASTPICPENDVALVVWSYGEQERMPYSILEATELEFEGKMFLAPRDWDQYLTSVYGQYMELPPVDQRETHFCTAYWKD, from the coding sequence ATGAAAGAAATCAGCGTCAGCGAACGCAAAAAGTTACAATTAGATATCCTTCAAAAAATCGATGTTCTATGCCGCGAACAAGGATTTCGATATTACTTAAATTCAGGTACCTTACTTGGCGCAGTGCGCCACAAGGGCTACATTCCTTGGGACGATGACATAGATATAACGATGCCTAGACCAGATTATGAAGCGTTCTACCGATTCTTCAAAGAAAACAACACCGACGACGAAATGCAGCTGATTTCGTATCGCGACAAAACATCGATATATCCATTCTTCAAAATGGTCAATCCAAAAACAATTGTGATTGAACACTACATTGATCCGAAATATCGCACGGGCGCATGGGTTGACATCTTTCCTCTTGACGGCGTTAAAAAGAACGACAGCGAACCATTCAAGTTAAACGCAAAAGCCCATGCAAAATATAATGTTGTTGTCGCTAATCCCAATTACGGAACGACTAAATTAAGAAAACTGGTTAAGCGAATCCTTGTTCCCCTATATCGCAAAAACGATATCTACGAAATCGCACGGAACCTTGATAACCAAGTTGCCTCTACACCAATATGCCCTGAAAACGACGTCGCGCTCGTGGTCTGGAGCTACGGAGAACAAGAGCGTATGCCTTACAGCATACTCGAAGCCACCGAACTAGAATTCGAGGGGAAAATGTTCCTTGCGCCTCGCGACTGGGATCAGTATTTAACATCCGTATACGGTCAATATATGGAACTTCCTCCTGTCGACCAAAGAGAAACCCACTTCTGCACTGCGTATTGGAAAGACTAG
- a CDS encoding lipopolysaccharide biosynthesis protein, with product MADNADNGLSLKQNMFWNSFGSLVYLGCQWLITVLVVRLTNGYDVAGMLSLAMSVYNMFSSLALYRMYTYQVSDVKHENSVGEYFAFRILTCSIALACIAVYSIATCEPAALPAIIAYAAYKIASLLIDVLHGLDQQFRRMDLVGKSLTMQGVVSLLIFCIAQVLTSNLVITLIAMTVAIIAIGLLYDLPQSTHFEPLKIGISRKKAWHLLSYCFPIVVAAVACGAAPSLPKQILSSMEGTTALGIYASVAAPVTIIQMGASYIYNPLLGYFSEAYAKKDMHHLFLLLVKASLGIAALGIVAAVALEFLGEPILTLMYGSGIAPYTYLLIPAIICSMITAYVWFLNDVLVALRKFRGSFIGNVCAAALSVPAAFAFIPLFGMNGVSFANIVAYAISALIMIISLVSSFRSRTQCASDAQE from the coding sequence ATGGCAGACAATGCGGATAACGGCCTTTCTCTAAAACAAAATATGTTTTGGAATTCGTTCGGCTCACTTGTATACCTAGGATGCCAGTGGCTCATTACCGTTCTGGTCGTAAGATTGACAAACGGTTACGATGTTGCTGGCATGCTATCTTTGGCAATGTCCGTTTACAACATGTTCTCGTCTCTTGCGTTGTACCGAATGTACACATATCAAGTTTCGGATGTGAAGCACGAAAACTCTGTTGGCGAATACTTTGCTTTCCGAATCCTCACTTGCAGCATTGCTTTGGCCTGCATAGCTGTCTACTCAATTGCAACCTGCGAACCAGCTGCTCTGCCTGCTATCATTGCTTATGCTGCATACAAAATCGCAAGCCTGCTCATAGACGTTTTGCATGGCCTTGATCAGCAATTTCGACGAATGGATCTTGTCGGAAAATCCCTCACCATGCAGGGCGTTGTTTCTCTGCTGATTTTTTGCATTGCGCAAGTACTCACAAGCAATCTCGTTATCACGCTCATTGCAATGACGGTAGCTATTATCGCAATAGGACTTTTGTACGATTTGCCGCAATCAACGCATTTCGAACCGCTAAAAATCGGAATCAGCCGTAAGAAAGCCTGGCATTTACTAAGCTATTGCTTCCCTATCGTGGTTGCCGCTGTCGCTTGCGGAGCGGCCCCATCGCTCCCAAAGCAGATCTTATCGTCAATGGAAGGCACGACCGCTTTAGGAATATACGCTTCTGTTGCAGCACCAGTGACCATAATTCAAATGGGCGCAAGCTATATTTACAACCCTTTGCTAGGTTACTTTTCCGAAGCGTATGCGAAAAAGGACATGCATCACCTGTTTCTTCTTCTTGTAAAAGCAAGCCTTGGAATAGCCGCACTCGGAATCGTTGCAGCAGTTGCTCTTGAATTCCTGGGAGAACCGATTTTGACGCTCATGTACGGAAGCGGCATCGCGCCGTACACATACCTTCTGATTCCCGCCATTATCTGCTCAATGATTACAGCTTATGTGTGGTTCTTGAACGATGTCCTTGTTGCACTCCGCAAGTTTCGTGGAAGCTTCATTGGCAATGTATGTGCTGCGGCTCTCTCAGTTCCTGCAGCATTCGCGTTCATACCGCTATTCGGAATGAACGGCGTCAGCTTTGCGAACATCGTTGCTTACGCAATAAGCGCCCTCATCATGATCATCTCCCTGGTCTCATCGTTTCGTAGCCGCACCCAATGCGCCTCAGATGCCCAGGAATAA
- a CDS encoding ABC transporter ATP-binding protein, with translation MTEIVNTSPLASHTDQSSVVDTRPVMIDVDHVSMVFNMASEQLNSLKEYAVAFAKRELMFKEFRAIDDVSFTVRKGDVFGILGTNGSGKSTMLKIIAGVLEPSSGSCHVNGNIAPLIELGAGFDFELTARENIYLNGALLGYSRKFINQHFDEIVEFAEIEKFLDMPMKNYSSGMVARIAFAIATVIVPDVLIVDEVLSVGDFMFQQKCEQRIMSLIKEHDVTVLIVSHNNDQIERLCNKAIWIEKGHARMMGSASEVCDAYRALGGHIGSAESEAIVYDTLVSPVPVDDQIATTIAGDDRYGTAVKLSALCERPSSDAVVLSVAELPSICFSAAALAAAYDAPLLLIKPDHIPDSTMQELQRLKPSTIIVAGVASEREQGVLAELQQHFNDAHLQFAQATEPQTAALDIYRSAEPQQWGDCAIVSWDGCFGDQMSLLPYSTLKKAPYFYIDENDQIDNETWGVLTSGHFSSVLFLGSDRTFPDEMLTRLHNSGVIGTRICEDNASLANKRINADYIIPTLQQQGKNVRSLIVSSTWQPFNSFNIGGYAIENDAAMLLVDSTNLDSMAFAIQYLKELNGDINRLVFVGDDNQFNRIDKRLLIKAVQQAK, from the coding sequence ATGACCGAAATCGTAAACACTTCCCCGCTGGCCAGCCACACTGATCAAAGCAGCGTCGTCGACACGCGGCCCGTAATGATTGACGTCGACCACGTATCGATGGTGTTTAACATGGCCAGCGAGCAGCTGAACAGCCTGAAAGAATATGCCGTGGCCTTCGCCAAGCGCGAGCTTATGTTCAAGGAATTTCGAGCCATCGACGACGTATCGTTCACGGTGCGCAAGGGCGACGTGTTCGGCATTCTGGGAACCAATGGCTCCGGAAAGTCGACCATGCTCAAAATCATCGCCGGCGTCCTTGAACCCAGCAGCGGCTCCTGCCACGTCAACGGCAATATCGCGCCGCTAATTGAGCTCGGCGCTGGTTTCGACTTCGAGCTGACGGCCCGCGAGAACATCTATCTGAACGGCGCGTTGCTGGGCTACTCGCGCAAATTCATCAATCAGCATTTCGATGAGATTGTTGAGTTCGCCGAAATCGAGAAATTCCTGGACATGCCCATGAAGAATTACTCTTCGGGCATGGTGGCCAGAATAGCCTTCGCCATTGCAACGGTGATTGTTCCTGACGTCCTGATTGTGGACGAGGTTCTTTCCGTTGGCGACTTCATGTTCCAGCAAAAATGCGAGCAGCGCATCATGAGCCTCATCAAAGAGCACGATGTGACTGTTTTGATTGTTTCGCACAACAATGACCAGATCGAGCGCCTTTGCAACAAGGCAATCTGGATCGAAAAGGGCCACGCGCGCATGATGGGATCCGCGTCGGAAGTTTGCGATGCGTACCGCGCGCTTGGAGGCCATATCGGAAGCGCCGAATCGGAAGCGATTGTGTACGACACGCTTGTTAGCCCGGTGCCCGTTGACGACCAGATCGCTACCACCATTGCCGGCGATGACCGCTACGGTACCGCCGTAAAGCTTTCGGCGCTTTGCGAGCGTCCGAGTTCGGATGCGGTTGTCCTATCGGTTGCCGAGCTACCGTCGATTTGCTTCTCTGCAGCAGCGCTTGCAGCAGCTTATGATGCGCCGCTTCTGCTTATCAAGCCGGACCATATCCCCGACTCCACCATGCAAGAGCTGCAGCGCCTGAAACCTAGCACCATTATTGTTGCCGGCGTGGCAAGCGAGCGCGAGCAAGGTGTCCTGGCCGAGCTTCAGCAGCACTTCAACGATGCGCACCTTCAATTCGCACAGGCGACGGAACCGCAAACTGCAGCACTTGATATCTACCGCTCTGCAGAGCCTCAGCAATGGGGTGATTGCGCCATCGTTTCATGGGACGGCTGCTTTGGCGACCAAATGTCGCTTTTGCCGTACTCGACGCTGAAGAAGGCGCCATATTTTTATATTGACGAGAACGATCAAATCGACAATGAAACTTGGGGAGTTCTTACGTCGGGCCATTTTAGTTCGGTTTTGTTTCTTGGAAGCGACCGAACGTTTCCAGACGAAATGCTCACGCGACTTCATAATAGCGGAGTTATCGGCACACGAATTTGCGAAGACAACGCATCGTTGGCGAACAAACGAATCAATGCGGACTACATAATCCCCACCTTGCAGCAACAGGGAAAGAACGTTCGTTCGCTTATAGTCTCGTCAACATGGCAGCCATTCAACTCGTTCAACATTGGAGGCTACGCCATCGAGAACGATGCCGCCATGCTGCTTGTAGATTCGACCAACCTGGACAGCATGGCTTTCGCTATCCAATACCTCAAAGAGCTTAACGGGGACATCAACCGCTTGGTATTTGTCGGAGACGACAATCAATTCAACCGAATTGATAAACGGCTGCTCATTAAGGCAGTCCAGCAGGCAAAATAG
- a CDS encoding NTP transferase domain-containing protein, which produces MNEQQFNALVALEEAKRTGQAACEVPAAEAAWLAEQGFVADGAITDSGIEALEPYRAKRAVFFAAGFGSRLMPITLNTPKPLIRVHGVRIIQRLIDAVRAAGIDEIYVVRGYLPHEFDVLAQENPGIHFIDNPHYNCTNNISSAIAAAEYMRDAYVFESDLLLRNPKLITRYQYATNYIGVPVEHTDDWCLTVEDGRAVHIAKGGDDCYHMFGISYWTDADGRRLADCLQTVFQRDDGKQIFWDDVALNWYPDDFDVRVRACTFDDVREIDTFAELQEIDEAYRC; this is translated from the coding sequence ATGAACGAGCAGCAGTTCAACGCACTGGTGGCGCTTGAGGAAGCGAAGCGAACGGGCCAGGCGGCTTGTGAGGTGCCGGCTGCGGAAGCTGCCTGGCTTGCCGAGCAGGGCTTTGTCGCTGACGGCGCAATCACCGATAGCGGCATTGAAGCGCTTGAGCCGTATCGCGCCAAGCGAGCGGTGTTTTTCGCCGCTGGCTTTGGTTCGCGCTTGATGCCTATCACGCTGAACACGCCTAAGCCGCTTATCCGCGTGCACGGCGTTCGCATTATTCAGCGGCTTATCGATGCGGTGCGCGCTGCGGGCATCGACGAAATCTACGTGGTGCGCGGCTACCTGCCGCACGAGTTTGATGTGCTGGCTCAGGAAAACCCCGGCATTCACTTTATTGACAACCCTCACTATAACTGCACGAATAATATCTCGTCGGCCATTGCCGCGGCTGAGTATATGCGCGATGCCTACGTGTTCGAGTCAGATTTGCTGCTGCGCAACCCGAAGCTCATCACGCGTTATCAGTACGCTACGAACTACATTGGCGTGCCGGTTGAGCATACCGACGACTGGTGCTTGACGGTCGAAGACGGCCGCGCCGTGCACATTGCAAAGGGCGGCGACGATTGCTATCACATGTTCGGCATCTCGTATTGGACCGATGCGGACGGGCGCCGCTTGGCCGATTGCTTGCAAACGGTTTTCCAGCGCGATGATGGCAAGCAGATATTCTGGGATGATGTTGCCTTGAACTGGTATCCGGATGATTTCGATGTGCGTGTGCGCGCTTGCACATTCGATGACGTGCGCGAAATTGATACGTTCGCCGAACTGCAGGAAATTGACGAAGCGTACCGCTGCTAG
- a CDS encoding LicD family protein, with protein sequence MQYNQQVLRRLQLTELGMLVDIDCVCREHGIAYFLDSGTILGARRHGGFIPWDDDVDLGMPRDDYERFLAVAPEALGDRYCVTRPEDNPHQAALFAKVMLTGTRFETEESQEAGFDQGIFIDIFPYDAVCSDSAKAKRQRRRCIMWQSLSYLYHSKHIVVPHSGALGSVERFGCRVAHVLVRAFMNPSRIAKGFDASAKAAYDDANTAFMMASSYAAVSPYPREMLLPTSEIEFEGYTFSAPADIDGYLRTQYGPTWNELPPENQRRNHAPSVLDFGDCM encoded by the coding sequence ATGCAATACAACCAACAAGTACTTCGTCGCTTGCAGCTGACGGAGCTGGGAATGCTTGTGGATATTGACTGCGTGTGTCGAGAGCACGGTATCGCATATTTTTTGGATTCTGGGACGATTTTGGGAGCCAGGCGCCACGGTGGATTCATCCCTTGGGATGACGATGTTGATTTGGGTATGCCTCGAGACGACTACGAGCGTTTTCTTGCGGTGGCACCCGAGGCTCTTGGGGACCGCTATTGCGTTACGCGCCCGGAGGATAATCCCCACCAGGCTGCACTTTTCGCAAAGGTTATGTTGACGGGCACACGCTTCGAGACGGAAGAATCGCAGGAGGCGGGATTCGATCAGGGTATATTTATAGATATCTTCCCATACGATGCCGTATGCTCGGATTCTGCTAAAGCCAAGCGACAGCGGCGGCGCTGCATAATGTGGCAGAGCCTTTCGTATCTGTATCACTCGAAGCATATTGTCGTTCCTCATTCTGGAGCGCTTGGGTCGGTTGAGCGCTTTGGTTGCCGCGTTGCCCACGTATTGGTTCGAGCCTTTATGAACCCATCGCGCATTGCCAAGGGGTTCGATGCGTCAGCGAAGGCGGCTTACGATGATGCAAATACGGCGTTTATGATGGCATCCTCGTACGCTGCTGTTAGTCCATATCCTCGTGAGATGCTGCTTCCGACGAGTGAAATTGAGTTTGAGGGGTACACCTTTTCCGCCCCTGCCGATATTGATGGGTATTTGCGGACGCAATACGGTCCGACTTGGAATGAGCTTCCGCCTGAGAACCAGCGCCGTAATCATGCGCCCAGTGTGTTGGATTTTGGCGATTGCATGTAA
- a CDS encoding DUF2304 domain-containing protein, protein MISVLQIVVIIAAIAFFAYVISLVAKNRMLLKYSLLWMLLTVIAAICAIFPTPIYRLSTLLGFETPSNFIFFMGLLLLMAICLSLSVIVSGQTIKIKNLVQEQALLQKRLEDFKAQNDEQ, encoded by the coding sequence ATGATTTCCGTGCTTCAGATTGTTGTGATAATTGCTGCGATTGCCTTTTTCGCCTACGTCATATCGTTGGTTGCAAAAAACCGCATGCTTTTAAAATATTCGCTGCTTTGGATGCTGTTAACAGTGATTGCGGCAATTTGCGCGATTTTCCCAACTCCCATATATCGCCTGTCCACCCTGCTTGGTTTCGAAACCCCTTCAAATTTCATTTTCTTCATGGGGCTATTGCTTCTTATGGCAATCTGTCTTTCCCTTAGCGTCATCGTAAGCGGACAAACGATTAAAATTAAAAACTTAGTGCAGGAACAGGCTCTTTTGCAAAAGCGACTTGAGGATTTCAAAGCGCAAAACGATGAACAGTAG
- a CDS encoding glycosyltransferase family 2 protein, with protein sequence MEMPSNRIDQAPRVLIVIPAYNEEESIVAVAKTVSDAGWDYVVINDGSTDSTFQLCKDNGINVVSLPQNLGIGGGVQTGHKYALEHGYDINIQFDGDGQHDVACIPDLVDAISQGADLAIGSRFADDRENFRSTWLRRVGINWLSFWIKLFTGKTATDPTSGFRACSRTAIELFSKSYPIDYPEPESIVLALKNGLAIKDVAVLMHERQGGKSSIGGLSSIYYMVKVSIAIAITGLAKSAQ encoded by the coding sequence ATGGAAATGCCCTCTAACCGCATAGATCAAGCGCCGCGTGTCCTGATCGTGATACCAGCCTACAACGAAGAAGAGTCCATCGTTGCGGTTGCTAAGACGGTCTCAGACGCCGGATGGGACTACGTTGTCATCAACGATGGTTCAACCGATAGCACCTTTCAGCTTTGCAAGGATAACGGCATCAACGTGGTCTCCCTTCCGCAAAATCTTGGAATTGGCGGAGGCGTTCAAACGGGCCACAAGTATGCCCTGGAGCACGGATACGATATCAATATCCAATTTGATGGAGATGGCCAGCACGACGTGGCTTGCATCCCCGACCTGGTGGACGCCATTTCACAAGGAGCAGACTTGGCCATCGGGTCGAGGTTTGCGGACGACAGGGAAAACTTTCGCTCAACATGGCTCAGGCGCGTGGGCATCAATTGGCTATCCTTCTGGATCAAACTATTTACCGGCAAAACCGCCACCGATCCTACGTCTGGTTTTCGAGCATGCAGCCGAACCGCTATAGAATTGTTCAGCAAATCCTACCCTATCGACTATCCTGAACCGGAGTCTATCGTTCTCGCACTGAAAAATGGCCTTGCTATCAAGGATGTGGCCGTTTTAATGCACGAACGCCAGGGGGGCAAGTCGTCAATCGGGGGCCTTTCAAGCATCTACTATATGGTTAAAGTCTCCATTGCGATTGCAATTACCGGCCTGGCAAAGAGCGCCCAGTAA
- a CDS encoding phosphotransferase, translating to MDISHSVFNVLRALAQHDIANQRQLAAAAGMSLGSANRILRLCADDGLAEGFRLTPQGYAALEPYKVDNAIIMAAGISARFAPLSYEKPKGLFEVRGEVLIERQIRQLKEAGITDITVVVGYMKEAFFYLEDALGVNIVVNPTYATRNNNGTLMQVADKLHNTYICSSDNYYARNVFEPYQYQACYASVFSEGETAEHCVECSSRGTITHVQQGGAGVWTLLGYAYFDVSFSQAFLDVLRREYYRPETAPKLWEDLLAEHLRELPPMMLDKFEPGVVYEFDYLSDLCAFDRDFMANVDSAILDNICRTLACEREDIVDVEPVKAGLTNLSVLFSVHGVRYVYRHPGDGTEEIVNRRSEAYALRLAKRLGLDDTYVFAEADEGWKISRYVDGCVSFDYRNPQHVRGALELVRCLHESGETSPWSFDFAQETQHVTKLLRDKWYPFPADFDALSERIAGIAQRLAAEGAAPVMCHNDFYGPNVLVGPDRMHLIDWEYAAMGDYGCDLGNFFAQGSGYSVAESVAVLELYFGRPATAQEVLHCLACTAVVGFYWYVWAMYKESQGNAMGEWLYKWYRSAIEYANAVDALRGSGKFPYEPCALSDVWMGKEAE from the coding sequence GTGGACATATCGCACAGCGTTTTCAACGTGCTCCGTGCGCTGGCGCAGCACGATATTGCCAATCAGCGTCAACTTGCTGCGGCTGCCGGAATGTCGCTTGGTTCCGCGAATCGCATCTTGCGGTTATGCGCCGATGATGGCTTGGCCGAAGGCTTCCGCCTGACCCCGCAGGGCTATGCCGCGCTGGAGCCATACAAGGTCGATAATGCCATCATTATGGCGGCGGGTATCTCCGCGCGCTTTGCTCCGCTTTCGTACGAAAAGCCGAAGGGCCTGTTTGAGGTGCGTGGCGAAGTGCTCATCGAGCGCCAGATTCGCCAGCTGAAGGAAGCGGGCATCACCGACATCACCGTGGTGGTTGGTTACATGAAGGAAGCGTTCTTCTACTTGGAAGACGCGCTCGGCGTGAACATCGTGGTGAACCCCACATACGCCACACGCAACAACAACGGCACGCTTATGCAGGTGGCCGATAAGCTGCACAACACCTATATCTGCTCGTCGGACAATTACTATGCTCGCAACGTGTTTGAGCCGTACCAATACCAGGCATGCTATGCTTCGGTGTTTTCCGAGGGCGAAACCGCTGAGCACTGTGTCGAATGTTCATCGCGCGGAACGATCACTCACGTGCAGCAAGGCGGCGCCGGAGTGTGGACGCTGCTTGGCTATGCCTACTTCGATGTATCGTTTTCGCAGGCGTTTCTTGATGTGCTGCGGCGGGAATACTATCGGCCCGAAACAGCACCGAAACTGTGGGAGGACCTGCTGGCGGAACATTTGCGCGAGCTGCCGCCCATGATGCTCGATAAATTCGAGCCAGGCGTGGTGTACGAGTTCGACTACCTTAGCGATTTATGCGCGTTCGACCGCGATTTCATGGCGAACGTGGACTCCGCCATTCTGGACAACATTTGCCGGACGCTTGCGTGCGAGCGCGAAGACATTGTTGACGTCGAGCCGGTGAAGGCGGGTCTGACGAACCTGTCGGTGCTGTTCAGCGTACATGGGGTTCGCTATGTGTATCGACATCCTGGTGATGGCACGGAGGAGATCGTGAACCGCCGAAGCGAAGCATATGCGCTGCGCCTGGCCAAGCGCTTGGGGCTTGACGACACGTATGTGTTTGCGGAAGCCGATGAGGGTTGGAAGATTTCGCGCTACGTTGACGGCTGCGTCTCGTTTGATTACCGCAATCCGCAGCACGTGCGCGGCGCGCTTGAGCTTGTGCGTTGTTTGCACGAAAGCGGCGAAACATCGCCGTGGTCGTTCGATTTCGCTCAGGAAACGCAGCATGTGACGAAGCTGTTGCGTGACAAATGGTATCCGTTCCCGGCGGATTTCGATGCGCTGAGCGAGCGTATTGCGGGAATTGCGCAGCGCCTTGCCGCCGAAGGAGCAGCGCCGGTGATGTGCCATAACGATTTCTATGGCCCCAACGTGCTGGTGGGTCCCGATCGCATGCACCTGATCGATTGGGAGTACGCAGCTATGGGCGATTACGGCTGCGACCTGGGAAACTTCTTCGCTCAAGGTTCGGGGTACTCCGTTGCCGAGTCCGTTGCAGTGCTGGAATTGTACTTCGGTCGTCCGGCAACGGCGCAGGAGGTGCTTCACTGCTTGGCATGCACGGCGGTCGTGGGGTTTTACTGGTACGTGTGGGCAATGTACAAGGAATCGCAGGGCAACGCTATGGGCGAATGGCTCTATAAGTGGTATCGTTCGGCCATTGAGTATGCGAATGCGGTCGATGCGCTACGCGGTTCGGGCAAGTTCCCTTACGAACCGTGCGCGTTGTCCGACGTGTGGATGGGGAAGGAAGCGGAGTAA